From Spirochaeta lutea, the proteins below share one genomic window:
- a CDS encoding MATE family efflux transporter, translated as MKNNEHIDAPQDGAGAAEQSGSSGEPSRGRKDNTHQLGTLGVGKLLLRFSVPAIVGMMVQSLYNVVDRIFIGNGVGALGLAGATVSFPFMLIFMAFGMLIGLGGNALLSISLGEGKRDYAGKVLNNSFVLIVIISAALTVLGLAFLEPLLRFAGASETILPYAGDYMRVILYGVVFNGIGFGMNNFIRGEGNPKMAMATMLIGAVLNIILDPLFIFVFNMGIGGAAWATVISQTIAGLWVLRYFLSKDSLLGLKLSAMRLDRQVILRILALGSAPFAMQIAASALNTILNNQLQQYGGDLAISAMGIIYSVAMLILMPIFGLNQGAQPIIGYNFGARKNKRVVRTAELAIFVATAITTLGWIVTRVFPEQIIQAFSQGNPELVQIGSSAMGLFFVMFPLIGFQIVAGNFFQAIGKPKHAMLLSLSRQVLFLIPLLFILPGFFGLKGVFGASPTADFLSSVVTALFFFLELRRLKRDTSGHPDVAVAAAMPE; from the coding sequence ATGAAAAACAATGAACACATTGATGCACCCCAGGATGGGGCTGGAGCCGCTGAACAGTCAGGCTCATCCGGTGAACCGTCCCGGGGCCGGAAGGATAATACCCATCAACTTGGAACCCTGGGGGTGGGGAAGCTGCTACTGCGGTTCTCGGTTCCCGCCATTGTGGGGATGATGGTCCAGTCCCTGTATAATGTGGTGGATCGGATATTCATCGGAAACGGTGTTGGTGCCCTGGGCCTTGCCGGAGCGACGGTGAGTTTTCCCTTTATGCTCATTTTTATGGCCTTCGGTATGCTCATCGGGTTGGGCGGCAATGCCCTGCTTTCCATTTCCCTCGGGGAGGGGAAGCGGGACTATGCGGGGAAGGTGCTGAACAACTCCTTCGTATTGATTGTCATTATCTCCGCGGCGTTGACGGTCCTCGGTCTCGCCTTCCTCGAGCCGCTCCTACGCTTCGCCGGCGCGAGCGAGACCATCTTGCCCTACGCCGGGGATTATATGCGGGTTATTCTCTACGGCGTGGTTTTTAACGGGATCGGCTTCGGGATGAACAACTTCATCCGGGGCGAGGGGAATCCCAAGATGGCTATGGCGACCATGCTCATCGGGGCGGTCTTGAATATCATCCTGGATCCCCTGTTTATTTTTGTGTTTAACATGGGGATTGGGGGTGCCGCGTGGGCGACGGTGATCAGCCAGACCATTGCAGGGCTCTGGGTTCTGCGGTACTTCCTCTCCAAGGACAGTCTATTGGGTCTGAAGCTTTCGGCGATGCGTTTGGACCGCCAGGTGATTCTACGGATTCTCGCCCTTGGCTCTGCTCCCTTCGCCATGCAGATTGCAGCCAGCGCCTTGAACACCATCCTGAATAACCAGCTGCAACAGTACGGGGGTGATTTAGCCATTTCTGCCATGGGCATTATTTATTCCGTAGCCATGCTGATTCTCATGCCCATCTTCGGCCTGAACCAGGGTGCCCAGCCCATCATCGGCTATAACTTCGGCGCCCGGAAAAACAAGCGGGTGGTACGCACCGCAGAGCTGGCCATCTTCGTTGCTACCGCCATAACGACCCTGGGCTGGATCGTCACCCGGGTGTTCCCCGAGCAGATTATCCAGGCCTTCTCCCAGGGGAATCCTGAATTGGTGCAGATCGGCTCATCCGCCATGGGCTTGTTCTTCGTTATGTTCCCCCTCATTGGCTTCCAGATCGTCGCGGGGAATTTCTTCCAGGCTATCGGGAAACCCAAGCATGCCATGCTCCTGAGCCTCAGCAGACAGGTGCTGTTCTTAATCCCCCTGCTGTTTATCCTGCCCGGCTTCTTCGGCCTGAAGGGAGTATTCGGCGCAAGCCCCACCGCGGATTTCCTATCCTCGGTGGTGACCGCCCTGTTCTTTTTCCTGGAACTCCGGCGGCTGAAACGAGACACCTCGGGTCATCCCGATGTAGCTGTAGCAGCGGCGATGCCTGAATAG
- a CDS encoding formylglycine-generating enzyme family protein — MKTPPAQSRPPLGRTASLSALLLIPALILFIAGCQTAPPAPPEASPEQTGPSGDSSEQQDLVPGTDLGPTDQQTREHLSSIFKPSEPPVLRFDPQESRIHLIFSGKPREDLADRESPLTESDLFWEYDITQEFQGVRFSLQQVGRSLAYHDPRDGISIIPYPIPDPPVQGSFISGYLPDQPLSMDIRLRVAPFTDEQGRPYPALMSWNLQNITMETLEDPADPASPGQSPEHTTEQSPKTGAGSPSHPGVPAMILPDSQALRDLRDFPDLLPREGAEEIPRSRLSLNPPRILEPRQTVTLAQLRSEFQQLPQEIPPSFTLPGIRDGVFPYEMRLQDATGAFPPRTAHRTIFISQSHSTQYGRGLSLPPRASVLPETRLVSLPVLGARSYKLFASPVDQVNRGQDGSPAASDPNLPLQESGIREVPPVQTSPVPEFLLPFDARAREYQVVFAAETDGQALLEIPITLEPLETPPRLVEVATPDFTGQVFAREMTAATAAALLNNLHRQGFIRRSASNSTLFEEGRNGGSILGLSLLDYGRQFSLEFSGDFSAPPGREDHPAVGISFTGARLLSWAYSMLADPAGLMQQFPRTWWDPLAYLAQSDSQDPLPGVFRLPSQVEWSAVSQTPRGFSPNQESANYFRSFDPFEDPNPPFQRNGGPTSPVGFFPADTIFGLYDTRGNVWEWARDLVTQEDRPDLFRGPVSRQPRYRRVLGGAWNTPLEEYGPRGTLVPLGWFGEDSTSYSIGLRLFSAGDPIGQSEGGEASESP, encoded by the coding sequence ATGAAAACCCCGCCTGCTCAATCCCGGCCCCCCCTGGGTCGAACCGCCAGCCTATCCGCCCTGCTACTCATTCCGGCGCTGATACTCTTTATAGCCGGTTGTCAAACCGCTCCCCCGGCTCCCCCGGAGGCCTCACCGGAACAAACCGGCCCCTCAGGAGACTCCTCGGAGCAGCAGGACCTCGTTCCGGGAACCGATCTGGGCCCCACAGATCAACAAACCCGGGAACACCTTTCCTCCATATTTAAACCCAGCGAACCCCCGGTACTTAGATTCGATCCCCAGGAGAGCCGAATCCACCTGATATTCTCCGGCAAACCCCGGGAGGACCTGGCAGACAGGGAATCCCCCCTCACCGAGAGCGATCTATTTTGGGAATACGATATTACCCAGGAATTTCAGGGGGTCCGGTTTTCCCTCCAGCAGGTGGGCAGATCCCTGGCCTACCATGATCCCCGGGATGGCATCAGCATCATTCCCTATCCCATCCCCGATCCCCCGGTTCAAGGAAGCTTCATTTCCGGGTACCTTCCCGACCAACCCCTCTCCATGGACATCCGTCTCCGGGTTGCCCCCTTTACCGACGAGCAGGGACGGCCCTATCCGGCACTCATGTCCTGGAACCTCCAGAACATCACCATGGAAACCCTGGAAGACCCCGCAGATCCGGCCTCCCCAGGACAATCCCCCGAGCACACAACCGAGCAATCACCAAAGACCGGCGCCGGATCTCCCTCCCATCCGGGGGTGCCGGCCATGATCCTGCCCGATTCCCAGGCGCTCCGGGACCTCCGGGATTTTCCCGACCTCCTGCCCCGGGAGGGGGCTGAAGAGATTCCGCGGAGTCGTCTTTCTCTAAATCCGCCCCGGATACTTGAACCCCGGCAGACCGTAACCCTGGCCCAGTTGCGGTCGGAGTTTCAGCAGCTTCCCCAGGAAATCCCGCCATCCTTCACCCTGCCGGGAATCCGGGACGGGGTGTTCCCCTACGAGATGCGGCTTCAGGATGCCACCGGTGCCTTTCCGCCCCGTACTGCCCATCGGACCATCTTCATTTCCCAGAGCCACAGCACCCAGTACGGCCGGGGACTATCCCTGCCACCCCGGGCTTCCGTTTTGCCTGAAACCCGATTGGTATCCCTCCCCGTGTTGGGTGCCCGGAGCTATAAGCTCTTCGCCTCCCCGGTGGATCAGGTAAACCGGGGCCAGGACGGTTCCCCGGCAGCCTCGGACCCTAATCTCCCGCTTCAGGAGTCTGGAATTCGGGAGGTGCCCCCGGTGCAAACCTCCCCGGTACCGGAGTTTCTCCTTCCCTTCGATGCCCGGGCCCGGGAGTATCAGGTGGTGTTTGCCGCCGAAACCGACGGGCAGGCCCTGTTGGAGATTCCCATAACCCTGGAGCCCCTGGAAACTCCGCCCCGGCTGGTCGAGGTTGCGACCCCGGATTTTACCGGCCAGGTCTTCGCCCGGGAGATGACCGCTGCAACCGCCGCTGCCCTGTTGAACAACCTGCACCGCCAGGGCTTTATCCGGCGCAGTGCATCCAATTCCACCCTCTTTGAAGAAGGCCGGAACGGCGGCAGTATTCTCGGTCTCTCCCTCCTGGACTACGGGCGGCAGTTCAGCCTTGAGTTCTCCGGGGATTTCTCCGCCCCTCCCGGAAGGGAGGATCACCCCGCGGTGGGCATAAGTTTTACCGGCGCCCGTCTCTTGAGCTGGGCGTACAGCATGCTCGCTGATCCGGCCGGATTGATGCAGCAATTCCCCCGTACCTGGTGGGATCCCCTGGCGTACCTGGCGCAGTCCGATTCTCAGGACCCCCTTCCCGGGGTATTCCGGCTTCCCTCCCAGGTGGAATGGTCGGCCGTCTCTCAAACGCCCCGGGGATTCAGCCCGAACCAGGAATCAGCCAACTATTTCCGCAGCTTTGATCCCTTTGAAGATCCCAATCCCCCCTTTCAACGGAACGGCGGACCCACCAGCCCCGTGGGGTTTTTCCCGGCGGACACCATCTTCGGCCTCTACGACACCCGGGGGAATGTGTGGGAATGGGCGAGGGACCTGGTTACCCAGGAGGACCGCCCGGATTTATTCCGCGGTCCGGTCTCCCGGCAACCCCGGTACCGCCGGGTACTCGGCGGCGCATGGAATACCCCCCTGGAGGAATACGGTCCCCGGGGAACCCTGGTTCCCCTGGGATGGTTCGGGGAGGATTCAACGAGCTACAGCATCGGGTTGCGCCTATTCTCCGCCGGGGATCCCATCGGGCAGTCCGAGGGCGGGGAAGCATCAGAATCCCCCTAA
- the trpB gene encoding tryptophan synthase subunit beta — translation MSETKTFVPYPEVPDAQGNFGDYGGSIIPPQLKAVMDEISQAYEEIRRDPAFIEELQTLYTHFVGRPSPIFHARNLSEHLGGAEIFLKREDLNHTGAHKINHCLGEALLAKKLGKRKLIAETGAGQHGVALATAAALMGLECDIYMGEVDIAKEHPNVVRMKILGARVIPATHGRKTLKEAVDAAFEAYLKDTDSQMYAIGSVVGPHPFPMMVRDFQSVVGREARGQMMEMTGRLPDALVACVGGGSNAIGLFTAFLNDPGVAMYGVEPAGRSYERGEHAATLTLGKPGVIHGFKCYLLQDEQGQPEEVYSIASGLDYPGVGPEHSFLKDLGRVQYHAINDLEAVDAFFQLSRREGIIPALESSHALAYAAKLARELGRETSILVNLSGRGDKDVDFVVEHYGKKYITLD, via the coding sequence ATGTCAGAAACCAAAACCTTTGTACCCTACCCTGAGGTTCCCGATGCCCAGGGAAACTTCGGAGATTACGGAGGGAGCATAATTCCGCCGCAGCTGAAAGCGGTGATGGACGAGATTTCCCAGGCATATGAGGAGATTCGAAGGGATCCGGCGTTTATTGAGGAGCTGCAGACCCTGTATACCCATTTTGTGGGCCGGCCGAGCCCCATTTTTCATGCCCGGAACCTGTCCGAGCATCTGGGGGGGGCGGAGATTTTCCTGAAGCGCGAGGATTTAAATCATACCGGGGCGCATAAGATTAATCACTGTCTTGGTGAGGCCCTGCTTGCCAAAAAGCTCGGAAAACGGAAGCTGATCGCCGAAACCGGAGCCGGACAGCATGGGGTCGCCCTGGCGACGGCTGCGGCCTTGATGGGACTAGAATGTGATATTTATATGGGAGAGGTGGATATTGCCAAGGAGCATCCCAACGTTGTGAGGATGAAGATTCTCGGTGCCCGGGTGATTCCTGCTACCCATGGCCGGAAGACCTTGAAGGAGGCGGTGGATGCGGCCTTCGAGGCCTACCTCAAGGATACGGATTCCCAGATGTACGCCATCGGTTCGGTGGTGGGACCCCATCCCTTCCCCATGATGGTGCGGGATTTTCAGTCCGTGGTCGGACGGGAGGCCCGGGGGCAGATGATGGAGATGACGGGGCGGCTGCCCGATGCCCTGGTGGCTTGTGTCGGCGGCGGTTCCAATGCCATCGGATTGTTTACCGCCTTTTTGAACGATCCCGGAGTGGCGATGTACGGAGTCGAGCCGGCTGGCCGAAGTTATGAGCGGGGGGAGCACGCGGCTACCCTTACCCTGGGAAAACCCGGGGTTATTCACGGGTTCAAATGTTATCTGCTCCAGGATGAGCAGGGTCAGCCCGAGGAGGTGTATTCCATCGCCAGCGGTCTGGATTATCCCGGGGTGGGTCCCGAGCATAGTTTTCTGAAGGATCTGGGCAGGGTGCAGTACCATGCCATCAACGATCTGGAGGCTGTGGACGCTTTTTTCCAGCTTTCACGCCGGGAGGGGATTATTCCCGCCTTGGAGAGCAGCCACGCCCTGGCGTACGCGGCAAAATTAGCTCGGGAACTGGGCCGGGAGACGTCCATTCTGGTGAATCTATCCGGCCGGGGCGATAAGGATGTTGATTTCGTGGTGGAGCATTACGGAAAGAAATACATTACCTTGGATTAG
- a CDS encoding TrmH family RNA methyltransferase, protein MKQPLYIQSPGNPRIKELIRLQNHRRRRQAGLMLVEGLSELALAWASGLEAHTVFICPQLLKSPQNPDYAAEQHLLGLVEQGQAEVVHLSPEAMKKASYRDHPDAWLCLARAPSLELQGLALPRSQPALLIIAEDLEKPGNLGAILRSIDAAGGHGLISAQGRTDLLNPNVVRSSKGCLFQIPSAEASNRETLSFCRTHGIRVFAAVPEARTGYWDTDLSGPSAIVVGAEKEGLSDFWKQEADELITIPMLGRVNSLNVAQAATLMLYEAVRQRRDPRAYQSENPGRL, encoded by the coding sequence ATGAAACAGCCCTTGTACATCCAGAGTCCCGGTAATCCCCGGATTAAGGAGCTCATCCGGTTGCAGAATCATCGCCGCCGGCGCCAGGCAGGCCTCATGCTGGTAGAGGGCCTCAGCGAATTAGCCCTGGCTTGGGCCTCCGGCCTGGAAGCCCACACGGTCTTCATCTGTCCGCAGCTCTTAAAATCACCCCAAAATCCCGACTATGCAGCGGAACAGCATCTCCTGGGGCTGGTAGAACAGGGGCAAGCCGAGGTTGTACATCTTTCTCCCGAGGCAATGAAGAAGGCAAGTTACCGCGACCATCCCGATGCATGGCTCTGCCTTGCTAGGGCACCGTCCTTGGAACTCCAGGGCCTGGCTCTGCCCAGGAGCCAACCGGCCCTGCTCATTATTGCCGAGGATTTGGAAAAACCCGGCAATCTCGGCGCCATACTCCGCAGTATCGATGCTGCCGGCGGCCATGGACTGATTTCCGCCCAAGGCAGAACGGACCTATTGAACCCCAACGTGGTACGCTCCAGTAAGGGCTGCCTGTTTCAGATACCCTCAGCAGAGGCATCGAACCGAGAAACCCTAAGCTTCTGCCGAACCCATGGGATACGGGTGTTTGCCGCCGTACCGGAGGCCCGAACAGGTTACTGGGACACCGACCTTTCCGGTCCCAGCGCCATTGTGGTGGGGGCAGAGAAAGAAGGTCTCTCGGATTTCTGGAAGCAGGAGGCCGATGAGCTCATCACCATTCCTATGTTGGGCCGAGTAAACAGTCTCAACGTTGCCCAGGCTGCCACCCTCATGCTCTACGAGGCTGTGCGGCAACGCCGGGATCCCCGGGCATACCAATCGGAGAACCCCGGGCGTCTGTGA
- a CDS encoding RluA family pseudouridine synthase, translated as MFYVLEPLETVGSRLDEVLSHRLPGLSKRQAGRLCQRGMVRNESSGLGKSGTVLSKGSRITSPTRIWIDLEKAGIDDRGFPVLTARPPLPKEDIPIWMDTHLVSVNKPRGLACHANHPGQQNTLINRILSLIPEHPRAGWPVPLEAGLLNRIDTYTSGLVLLARDPREFPVLARAVRTESRKKYLLLVCGCPEWDSLGCSAPIHTPGGKRVRVVPDCTADGVSEDGPPAGSKRPEAAGGKRSAQTEFRVLARNTARSIALVSAELSRGQMHQVRAHAAFLGYPLVGDGLYGGRTDLTWDHGGETKPVIRHILHARSVRLRIPEFYPEELELTAEIPGYFRKLLATYFPDVPDLNA; from the coding sequence ATGTTCTACGTGTTGGAGCCCCTGGAAACCGTCGGTTCACGTCTGGATGAGGTACTGTCCCACCGGTTACCGGGGCTGTCAAAGAGGCAGGCAGGCAGGTTGTGCCAGCGGGGTATGGTCAGGAATGAATCCTCCGGCCTCGGGAAATCCGGAACCGTACTGTCCAAAGGCAGCAGGATTACATCCCCCACCCGGATCTGGATTGATCTGGAGAAGGCCGGGATTGATGACCGGGGATTTCCGGTTCTGACGGCCCGCCCGCCCCTCCCGAAGGAAGATATTCCGATCTGGATGGATACTCACCTCGTCAGCGTAAATAAACCCCGGGGGCTGGCCTGCCATGCAAATCACCCAGGACAACAGAATACCCTCATTAACCGAATACTCTCCCTGATTCCCGAGCATCCCCGAGCAGGCTGGCCGGTGCCCCTGGAGGCAGGACTGCTCAACAGGATAGACACCTATACCAGCGGGCTGGTTCTCCTGGCCCGGGATCCCCGGGAATTCCCGGTCCTTGCCAGGGCTGTGAGAACCGAGAGCCGCAAGAAATACTTGCTGTTGGTCTGCGGTTGCCCGGAATGGGATTCCCTGGGGTGCTCAGCCCCGATACACACCCCGGGAGGGAAACGGGTACGGGTCGTGCCGGATTGTACCGCCGACGGGGTATCCGAGGATGGACCCCCTGCAGGTTCGAAACGCCCGGAAGCAGCCGGCGGCAAACGATCCGCACAAACGGAATTCCGGGTGCTCGCCCGTAATACCGCCCGAAGCATCGCCCTGGTTTCCGCTGAACTCAGCAGGGGCCAGATGCATCAGGTTCGGGCGCATGCAGCATTCCTGGGCTATCCCTTGGTCGGAGACGGGTTATACGGAGGGCGGACCGATCTTACCTGGGATCATGGGGGGGAAACGAAACCGGTGATCCGCCACATCCTCCACGCCAGGTCGGTCCGCTTGAGGATTCCCGAATTCTACCCGGAAGAACTGGAGCTGACCGCTGAGATACCCGGCTACTTCCGCAAACTCTTGGCTACCTATTTTCCCGATGTCCCAGACCTCAACGCTTAG
- a CDS encoding amino acid ABC transporter permease, translating to MAYRELLILPEDGETVSPAAWFLNTLAVLGAIALVMTFALSGFAYQFHWDSIWRYRLNFIQGFGMTMVMSSVSLILSLVIGIVFGLMQSSRIILLRALAKVYVEVIRGTPLLVQILVFYYLIASAFGISERYTLGILIMSLFSGAYMAEIIRGGINSIGRSQIESARSIGLTRFQIYRYIIAPQVITRILPALAGQLASLIKDSSLLSVISIREFTMAAREVNASTFATLESYIPLAVGYLLLTLPISVISRTLEKRLGFES from the coding sequence ATGGCATATCGTGAACTCCTGATCCTTCCCGAGGATGGTGAAACCGTCAGTCCAGCGGCCTGGTTCCTCAATACCCTGGCGGTGCTCGGAGCCATCGCTCTGGTCATGACCTTCGCCCTCTCAGGATTTGCCTACCAGTTCCATTGGGATAGTATTTGGCGGTACCGCCTCAATTTTATCCAGGGCTTCGGTATGACCATGGTCATGTCCAGCGTGAGCCTGATTCTCAGCCTGGTCATCGGCATTGTATTCGGGCTTATGCAGTCCAGCCGGATTATTCTGCTCCGCGCCCTGGCGAAGGTGTACGTGGAGGTAATCCGGGGCACCCCCCTACTGGTACAGATCCTGGTTTTTTACTACCTCATTGCCAGCGCCTTCGGCATCTCAGAGCGGTATACCCTGGGAATTCTAATTATGAGCCTCTTCTCCGGGGCCTACATGGCGGAGATCATCCGGGGTGGGATCAACAGCATCGGCAGAAGTCAGATCGAATCAGCCCGGAGCATCGGTTTGACCCGGTTCCAAATCTACCGCTACATCATTGCCCCCCAGGTCATCACCCGAATACTCCCCGCTCTGGCTGGCCAGCTTGCAAGCCTCATCAAGGATTCGAGTCTTCTATCAGTTATCTCAATCCGGGAGTTCACCATGGCTGCCAGGGAGGTGAATGCCAGCACCTTTGCAACCCTGGAGAGCTACATTCCCCTGGCCGTGGGGTATCTGCTGCTGACCCTTCCCATCTCGGTGATCAGCAGGACCCTCGAAAAACGCCTAGGGTTTGAATCCTAG
- a CDS encoding transporter substrate-binding domain-containing protein codes for MKPKHRMSNLSWVGLLTLATLALVFLMSCSAGDKPSQDSESRTAAKPLVVAMELQFPPFEMTDEQGTPRGISVEMAKALGEFLGRPVEIQNTAWVGLIPSLQSGGADVVISSMTVTEERRQVVDFSIPYAQSGLTLLLSAQSPAQNFSDLNKPGRVVAVKSGTTGAIVAQEKLLQADIRIFEDVAACVLEVVQGKADAFIYDALTVYESHKNNPATTRLNIQSIPDTFGYWAAALKKGNDTLLAQVNDFIREYRSQGGFERLGDEYLGSVKAVFEEQDVPFFFDIQE; via the coding sequence ATGAAACCTAAACACCGAATGAGTAATCTGAGCTGGGTAGGTCTGCTGACCTTAGCTACCCTGGCCTTGGTTTTCCTGATGTCCTGTTCGGCGGGTGACAAACCCAGCCAGGATTCGGAAAGCAGAACGGCAGCAAAACCCCTGGTGGTGGCGATGGAGCTGCAATTCCCCCCCTTCGAAATGACCGATGAACAGGGAACACCCCGGGGAATTAGTGTCGAAATGGCCAAGGCCCTGGGTGAGTTTCTCGGCCGACCCGTAGAAATCCAAAACACCGCCTGGGTCGGATTGATTCCCAGTCTTCAAAGCGGCGGGGCAGATGTAGTGATCAGCTCCATGACCGTCACCGAGGAACGCCGCCAGGTCGTTGATTTTTCCATCCCCTATGCCCAATCCGGTCTGACCCTTCTGCTTTCCGCCCAATCTCCGGCGCAAAACTTCTCGGATCTGAACAAGCCGGGGAGGGTGGTGGCTGTTAAATCCGGAACCACCGGGGCAATCGTGGCCCAGGAAAAGCTGCTCCAAGCCGATATCCGCATCTTTGAGGATGTCGCGGCCTGTGTCCTGGAGGTTGTGCAGGGCAAGGCTGATGCATTTATCTACGATGCCCTGACCGTGTATGAAAGCCATAAGAACAATCCCGCTACGACCCGGCTCAATATCCAAAGCATTCCCGACACCTTCGGTTACTGGGCTGCTGCCCTTAAAAAGGGTAACGACACCTTGTTAGCCCAGGTGAATGATTTTATCCGGGAGTATCGCTCTCAAGGGGGATTTGAACGTCTGGGGGACGAATACCTGGGTTCTGTTAAAGCGGTGTTCGAGGAGCAGGATGTACCCTTCTTCTTTGACATCCAGGAATAG